Part of the Nicotiana sylvestris chromosome 5, ASM39365v2, whole genome shotgun sequence genome is shown below.
ttcaagtctctactatcgctttacctatTGATTCcatcaccaattcgctcgtatctagccacaagttacttaattacatcaataaatgctaaatgaataaattctaatacataaaaaataaattttctaaagttttacccaaaaagtcaaaaatcgcccccgggcccacatggtcaaaacccgatgtacgaaccaaaacccgacccattccccatgaactcaaatatataatttgttttgaaatcagacctcaaatcgaggtgtaaatccccaatttttgaaaaacctaggttctactcaaaacacccaatttctcccatgaaaattattgattttgagttgaaatcatgtgaaaagatattaaagattgaagaaagctagttagaaatcacttacaatcaatttggagaagaagttgtctttgaaaattcgccctagagtgttttggttttgaaagagtgtgaaaaatgattGAAATGTGCCTAAGTTATGAATTCacaggttgcaggtatcgcaattgcgaaccctgactCTGCTAAGCTCTCATTTGCGAAgcaactttcgcatttgcgaagtcggaTTTGCGAACatcctgtcgcatttgcgaagacaggACCAAATGGGGAGCTATTgcatttgcgaggaagggctggcctgggctgtttcgcatttgcgactcagccctcgcatttgcgagccaggcttagcaaatgcgaagtctgcagGACTGCAATAGAACTACTGAAATCTGCAAtttcccaagtccaaaaattcacCCCAttgcctatccaaaactcacccgagccctcggggctccaaaccaaacatgcaccaacctaaaaatatcatatggactcgctcgtgcattcaaatagctaaaataacatcaacaactatgaatatAGCATCAAAATTATGagatttcttaagaacttcaaatttttcaattttctcaaataaggttcgattcacgtcatttcatgtctgtttctcaccaaatttcacaggttcgactcaaattatatataagacctgtacctggatccggaaccaaaatacaggcccgatatcaatggtttcaaacataaattctcttctttacttcataattaattcagcaaaataatttctttcaaaaattcatttctcgggcttagaacctcggaattccattccgaacatacgcccatgtcccatattttcctacggactctccgggaccgtcaaatcacgggttcgggtccgtttactcaaaatattaaccgaagtcaactcaaactcattttaaaggaaaaattcatcatttgtttcacagattttcacaaaaatgactttccggctatgcgctcggactgcacacgcaaatcgaggtgatgccgagagaggtttttaaggcctcgtaatgcagaatttacttttaaaacaaagGTCATCATATACACCCCTAGTCGTAGGTGATGGTCACTTTATTACATCTAAGCCTTAATGTACTGTGCATACACCACTTCtgaatttccttttttttttccctCCTAATCCTTCTTTCATTATTGGTTACCTTCTTTCATTATTGGTTACATCATGGCTTTCTAGCAATTACGAACTCCTATTTCTTAAAGTATCCAAAATATATGATGCAATCCAATTTACTGAGAAGTACATATGGTAGATCCAATTCTCATTTTCTTGCCCAACTCCCCCTACTAACTCTTGTTCAATGTATTGCCAACGTCAAGTACAAAACGGTACTTAACATCCGATTTCAAAAGGCGATCTAAAGCTGTATTCACATAGTCCATTGGCACGACTTCAACATCTAATATAATGTTATGCTTTGCCGTGAAATCTACCATCTCTTGTGTCTCCTTCATCCCTCCTATGGCTACTAGCTTCCTTCTTGTTTAACAAATTATATACTTTTGTATCAATCTCTTTTGGTTCTAAAAAGAATGCATGGATATGTAGAAGCAGTTGattcaagaaacatacctaaaagTAAGGGAAATACGGGTAACTCTAATGGTTTTTCTGGTGCGCCAACCATTACAAGCTTCCCATGAGTTTTCAACAAATTAATCAATGGACGAAGAGGGTGAATTGCAGAGACAGCATCAATGATGCCATCAAGCGAGCCTGTTGCAGCCTGCTCATATTGCATGTATATATGAAAATTAATATTCTTATGTCAAACTCCCGTTTAAGATTGAAACATAGTTGATTGATTGAGCGAGGTATAAAGTTAAAAGTCATAATATTCACCTGCATTTGGTCAGGGTCAACCCAAAAATGAGTCCGCACCCAAACGCTCAATTGCTTCTTGTTTTTTACTAGTAGATGTACTAATAACAGTCACTTTAGTTCCATATGCCTTAGCAAATTTCACAGCCATATGGCCAAGACCAACAACACCAATGCGCATTCCAGGCTTATCAAGTCCATAGTATTTCAAAGGGCTATATGTTGTAATTCCAGAACATAGTAAAGGACCCGTTTCCATTGGCAAATTCTTAGGCCAATGAACTACATAATGTTCATCAAAACGATAATATCGGAGTAACCTCCATACGTTATGGTTCCGTCAGAGTAAGTACCATTGGCTGTCATTATTTGACCAGGTTAGTAGTTCTCGAGATTATTGCTACAGTTTTTACATTTGCCACATGATCCTATAAAGTATCCAACCCCTACTTAGCCTCTAACTTTAAGCTTTTccactctgataccaacttcAATTACCGCACCGACAATCACATGCCTGAAAAACAATTGAGACAGAAACTTTATTCTCTCCTATAATCCTAAATTTGGTTAATTTTATGTAGAACCTTTCATATATCAATCATAAAAAGATATGACAAAATTAAAGTACATATTTGCAAGAGTTCAATTACAGCATAAAAAATATTTGCACCGTAAATCACTTATAATTATATTATACACTACAGGAAAGTAAGCTTTTTAGTGACGAAAAGTCTATGTCGCCCAATATGCCAACCTATCTTAAATCTATATTGTAACTCATTTGTTTACCTTTTGTGTGAGCTTAGTGGCCGCAATAGCTAATTTTTTCCATAAGCTCATcaaaaaaaatgattagttttTTGTGGCGATTTAGTTCACCAGAAAAGATAAATAATGTGCCACAAATAAATTTAGAACAGGACGCCACTCTAGCCGGCGATACAGACTCTTAGTGGCGACTATAGTAGTGGCCACAGAAGGTCGTCACTAAAAGCCTTATTTCCTATACTTTAGCTAAACGTATCCTATAAGCAGGGGCGGATCCACAGTATCAGGTGTGGGTTTCCggaaattcaataatttttatccGAACCTTGTATTTTTGTTGATAAATTGATTAAACGTATAAATATTTTTAGTATGGAACCCATAAGCAAAATCAGGTGTTGGTCCGGTAGCAAACGAAAGAACCAGCTTAAGCTATGTTTCTGAATATTTGGCAGCCAACATTAAAAAAACTTTCTCAATTGCTTAAAGTATCACTTTTGCCCAAACGGTGGAACCCATAAGGTTCAAATCCTAGATTCGCCTAAGACTATAAGTATTTATAAATAAAACgaaaaaattacactgtatagccggtgtaaaaataatagccgaattTGTATATATGTACATTATGtgtgttatatacaaaaattatataaattttatacattttttcgactaccaaatataaatagtttctggcggCGGCTAAAAGTAACAATATCCCTATTAAAAACCTGATATAAATGTTAATTAATATGTTATCACAAGTTAGATTAGATATATTAACACGTCATCATATACAACTTAAATTCATATgcaaataaataaatgaaaagtaAGAAAATTGAACTAACCCAGGTACCATTGGATATATGCTATTGCTCCATTCATTCTTGAGCTGATGAAGATGAGAATGACAAATTCCACAATACATAACTTTGAACTGCACATCCTTTTCACCTGTGGCTCTAAACCCATTCCATAACCAAAACATCCATAACTGTAAAATTACTTTTTCTTGTTCAGCAACTGGTATGTTGAGAGATGATTTGCTAGAAGTGATATTATATTGTAAGTTATGAAGGAGATCAAGAAGTAGTGCAAGCTATAGAAACCATGAGCACTAATCCTTCTACTAATTTAGATGTTACATTGAAACAAGGTTTACTGAGATACAAAGGAAAGGTGTGGGTTGGTAATCATTTGTCTCAGACAATAAAATCTTTCAACTATCCACCACCTTGTACTAGGCGGACATTCTGGAATTATGGCAAATTATCAGAAGGGTGAAGGCAATTATGGCAAAAAaagtttttaagaaatgcaaTTTAGTCCGGGTCAGCTTTAATGTAGTTTTTATTATGTCAATTTAAGTCCCTTAATTTAGTAGTTTTAATTCAATGAAGTCCTCATTTCTGTTACTGGAAATTGGACGGGTGTCTTGTCCTAGGATATGCTATAGGATCCAATGTTAGATTTTTGTTATATACGTACTGAGAAGGTTATCCATAAATTGAATACATTTTCCCATTCTCTCTCTATTCTtctttctcttctctcttttcaaTTTCTACCATTTAATTTCTGAGTAATAAGAGCTTGCTTTTGTTACAAAATTTAATCACAAACtaattaagaaaaagaaataagacGGTGTAGTTCTTTTTCTCTAAATTGtatatttctaaaaataaaataaggttTTGTTTTGTTGTATCTAAGTAGGAAAAGAGTAGTAAAGAGCATTATATTGTTGTTTAGTTTCGAACGCAGGaccctttaaaaaaaaaattaacccaCTCTACCAGTTTGTGACGGGAAGCAACCATTCCTGCTAGTCACTTAAATGCCAGACCCCTATATATTGAGATATATAAGATTAAAAGCAACATCTTGATGCATGATATGCGGATTAAGCTCATGTCATGAGCCGATGCGGATTAAGAATTTGAATTTTATAGGTTCTTACAATAATTTCGAgttatatctatattatattaaaaggaaagTAGTATACagtgtggttaagccaagtgacaaactaaaatgaagccacttggcaattttaagacaacattaataattaaaaattataaatagaaacataattaatggaaataGTTGATTTAATCTTATatataatctaaatagatcttagacaaatataatctatatatctatatttatatgtatattggtATCtacatctatatttatattttatatctatatattgatccactcatagattttcttatatattaactagaaatatggaggtgttAAAAAGCTATaatagaaacaaaataaaaaatataaaaaacgtaaattgagataacatatgactatttatattttggagtgagttaaaatataaaataaagtggCGTCTTAAGAATAAGATACATAACAAAGTAAGACAAAATAAATAAGAATTTAGGAAAGACTTAGGATAAAATTAAAAGGATAAGAAGAAAATATAATGTATTAATTTTTATCACATTCGAAGATTTGGAAAATCTTCATTTTTAATTGGACTAAATAAATGCCTAAAGTTATGGGATATTGTAAATCCTATTTAAAACTACTTTGCCGCTTTAATTTTAGGCATTTAAAAAAGGTTATTTGCAAGAAATATATATTTGAAAGGGTAATATTGAAAGAATTTTCTTTGAAGCCGTGTTTTTTCCTAATTTAACATTGAGTTTTTTAATATTGTTAACTTCTCGGAAAATCGAAAAATTTATAAACCAAATTCCAAAAGAATATGTGTGTGcgcatatatatatgtgtgtgtgtataaatTATTACAAGAAAAAAACCACAGTAATCTATAATATATTGTAATGAAAGTAGTGGACAAGGTTACAAATAATTTTAAGTTATGGGTAATGCAATACGgacaagaaattaaaagaaaaagagaaaatatatatataaataaataatttgaATGTAGAAATATATGGAAGGATAAGACTTATTTGATTTTTGAGAAGAGAAagtgtgtgtttgtgtgtgtgtgtatatatatatatataaataaaatttgcattgtgattaagccaagtagcaaactattataaagccacttggcaatttaggaTAATATTAATACTAATACTTAATTTAAATTAAATTGTTTTCCGAATCcgaatgaaaagaaagtgaatatttttgtaaagataTTGTCTGCCCTATCTTAATTAataagatttaaaaaaaaattacattgaaAGATAAAAACAACGCTTCTATCTTAATtattataaagataaaaatataggtATTATAAAAAAATACGATAAATTTAAACATTAATATGATAAGtagaattaaaaaattaaaagaaaaagagaatatatatatatatatatatatatatatatatatatatatatatatatatatatatatatatatataattttaatgtagaaatatttggaaGGATAAGATATATTTGATTTTTGAGAAGAGAAAGTATTTTAAATAATAACGAATAAAATTtacattgtggttaagccaagtgacaaactACTGTAAAACCACTTGAATATTTAGGATAATGTTAATACTAATACttgatttaaatttttttttttttttgaatttgtatgAAATGACGAtgaatatttttgtaaagataTTGTCTGCCCTATCTTAATTAATacgatttaaaaaataaataaattgaaaGATAAAAACAATGCCTCTATCttaattaattataaagataAGAATATACGTATTATAAAAAAATATGATAAATTTAAATATTAATATGAACAATAGAATAAAAGaataaaggtaaataaaaaaatttactacaagaaaaaaaacatatttttatttataatatatTACAGTCAGACCTCTTTATAACATTATTcatatataacaacacttcactataaaagcAAGCTTTTTTCGGAaccaattttcatgttatgttataatatatgtactctataacaacacttctctataacatccaaaaatattcggaacaaacgaGGTTGTTATAAAGAGGTTTGACTGTATAATGGAAGTAACGGACAAGAATATGATAATTTTAAGTTATGGGTAATGCAATATGGACAAGAAATTATGGGTAATTTTGAGAGATTTGAGaaatttttgcttttttattaACATTTATTTAATgattatatataatttttatctgaaagattaatattttaaagttatttgcACATAAATCAAATCACTCAAATTAGAGATTTGTGTCCGTCATCGCAcgagtactaatactagtatataATAATAACTGGGTTTTCCGTCAAATATGTATAGatatttagtgaatttcttaataCAAATACAGAATTTGAgcaaaagtaaacaataaatataacCGGCTGAGTGAAAACTAAAACTAGCCGTGGAGgtatttatatatgtataattatatataatcaatgtataatttatgtatatggctagaaaaagtaaacaataaatataacTGGCTGAGTGAAATTTGTCTGTCTCCTTTATTTGATACACAAAAACATAAGAAATAAACACCAATAGGTGCATGCTAAACAAATTCATAAGCATATATATGGCAAAATACATTATGCAATCCGGTTCTTAATGGACTAACAGACACACATGGTCGGCCAAATTCTAGTTTTCTTGCCCCAAAATACAGAGATATGAGACAACAATAAGTCCAGTGGCTTAACTCTTGTTCAATGTATTCCCAATGTCAAGCACAAAACGGTACTTAACATCCGATTTCGCAAGACGCTCCATAGCTGTATTCACATAGTCCATTGGCACGACTTCAACATCTGGTGTAATGTTATGCTTTGCCGCGAAATCTACCATCTCTTGAGTCTCTTTGATCCCTCCTATGCAACTTCCAGCCACTAGCTTCCTTCCTGTTTATCAGATCATATAACTTCTGTATAAATGCATGGATATATATAGAAACAGTCGATTCAAGAAACGTACCTAAAAGCAAGGGAAATACAGGCAACTCTAGTGGTTTTTCTGGTGCGCCAACTATTACAAGCTTCCCATtagtttttaataaattaatcaaTGGAAGAAGAGGGTGAATTGCAGAGACAGTGTCAATGATGCCATCAAGCGAGCCCGCTGCAGCCTGCTTACATGTATAAAAGAAAATTACTATTCTTATATCAAACTCTCGTTAAAGATTGAAGCATAGTTGATTGAGTGATCGAGGTATAAATTCATGAGTTATAATATTCACCTGCATTTGGTCAGGGTCGCGACTAAGCAAAAATGAGTCCGCACCTAAACGCTCAAGTGCTTCTTGTTTCTTACTAGCAGATGTACTAATAGCAGTCACTTTAGTTCCAAATGCCTTGGAAAATTTCACAGCCATATGGCCAAGGCCACCAAGGCCAACAACACCAATACGCATTCCAGGTTTGTCAAGTCCAAAATATTTCAAAGGACTATAAGTTGTGATTCCAGCATTTAGCAATGGAGCAGCTTCCATTGGCAAGTTCTCCGGCCAATGAACCATGTAGTGCTCGTCCGTTACCATGATATCGGAATAACCTCCATACGTGGTGATTCCATCAGTGTAAATATCATTGTA
Proteins encoded:
- the LOC104211828 gene encoding 8-hydroxygeraniol dehydrogenase-like; this translates as MAKLYENEHPVKAFGWAARDASGVLSPFNFTRRATGEKDVQFKVMYCGICHSDLQQLKNEWSTSIYPMVPGYEVVGVVTEIGRKVEKFKVGDKVGVGCLVGSCRKCENCDNNLEIYCPGHIMTYNDIYTDGITTYGGYSDIMVTDEHYMVHWPENLPMEAAPLLNAGITTYSPLKYFGLDKPGMRIGVVGLGGLGHMAVKFSKAFGTKVTAISTSASKKQEALERLGADSFLLSRDPDQMQAAAGSLDGIIDTVSAIHPLLPLINLLKTNGKLVIVGAPEKPLELPVFPLLLGRKLVAGSCIGGIKETQEMVDFAAKHNITPDVEVVPMDYVNTAMERLAKSDVKYRFVLDIGNTLNKS